A portion of the Stigmatella aurantiaca DW4/3-1 genome contains these proteins:
- a CDS encoding S41 family peptidase translates to MTFFRFANAPIAAVALMLAALPGLSWAQQPTKTDTPEPSAVLSPAQADAAFQAIVAELDRSYVFPEKLPTIRAALHQAKAAGRYDVDTPSVFAERITEDMKAASADGHLYLYYAPAESAAAKTSRAEGPKPGDALDTFLRAQAARDHHGLSDARLLAGNLRYLRITGFEWIEDETGAVYDDAMRFLRDADAIIIDIRGNGGGSHAAVRYLTSHFMDSDQLLFTFLKPGEPPKQSHTLEHLPAGRMKGKPLYVLIDGGVASAGEDFAYQVSQFRLGELVGERTAGSANNNLLVPVDPGFMLSVSYGRPVHAVSGGNWQGTGIAPTVPAESSTALDVAQSLALKRLATRPDATPRQRAEYAWAQIGLEARRHPPAVTVARLKTLAGRYGQATVTFKNDALWLSTRPGGPTRRMTPLTEDGLFAIEGNEMLRARFTSAGLETLWRGDPNPRRFPKK, encoded by the coding sequence ATGACCTTCTTTCGCTTTGCCAATGCCCCGATCGCCGCGGTGGCGCTGATGCTCGCGGCCCTGCCGGGCCTCTCCTGGGCCCAACAGCCCACGAAGACGGACACCCCAGAGCCCAGTGCGGTCCTGTCGCCCGCCCAAGCCGACGCGGCCTTCCAGGCCATCGTCGCCGAGCTGGACCGGTCCTATGTCTTTCCCGAGAAGCTGCCCACGATCCGGGCCGCGCTCCATCAAGCCAAGGCCGCGGGGCGCTATGACGTGGACACCCCCTCGGTGTTCGCGGAACGGATCACCGAGGACATGAAGGCAGCAAGCGCCGACGGACACCTCTACCTGTACTACGCGCCCGCCGAGTCCGCAGCGGCCAAGACTTCCCGGGCGGAGGGGCCCAAGCCCGGTGACGCCCTGGACACCTTCCTGCGGGCGCAAGCGGCGCGAGACCACCATGGCTTGTCCGACGCCCGGCTCCTCGCCGGTAACCTGCGATACCTGCGCATCACGGGCTTCGAGTGGATCGAGGACGAAACAGGGGCGGTCTACGACGACGCGATGCGCTTCCTACGGGACGCGGACGCGATCATCATCGACATCCGCGGAAATGGCGGCGGCTCGCACGCGGCGGTGCGGTATCTGACCAGCCACTTCATGGACAGCGATCAGCTGCTGTTCACCTTCCTGAAGCCGGGCGAGCCTCCCAAGCAGTCCCACACGCTGGAACACCTTCCGGCCGGCCGCATGAAGGGCAAACCGCTGTATGTGCTGATCGACGGCGGGGTGGCCTCGGCCGGTGAGGACTTCGCCTATCAGGTCAGCCAATTTCGCCTCGGCGAGTTGGTCGGCGAGCGCACCGCGGGCTCCGCCAACAACAACCTGCTCGTGCCGGTCGATCCCGGCTTCATGTTGAGCGTCTCCTACGGCCGGCCCGTCCACGCCGTGAGTGGGGGAAACTGGCAGGGAACTGGAATTGCGCCCACCGTTCCGGCCGAGTCCTCAACGGCCCTGGACGTGGCGCAATCGCTGGCCCTGAAGCGGCTGGCCACCCGCCCAGACGCAACGCCTCGGCAGCGGGCGGAATACGCGTGGGCCCAGATCGGGCTCGAGGCACGGCGCCACCCTCCCGCCGTCACCGTCGCCCGCCTGAAGACGCTCGCGGGGCGTTATGGCCAGGCCACCGTGACCTTCAAGAATGACGCGCTGTGGCTGTCCACACGGCCGGGCGGCCCCACCCGGCGAATGACCCCCCTGACGGAGGACGGCCTGTTCGCCATCGAGGGCAACGAGATGCTCCGGGCCCGCTTCACCTCCGCCGGCTTGGAGACCCTCTGGAGAGGAGATCCGAACCCGCGCCGGTTCCCGAAGAAGTGA
- a CDS encoding acyl-CoA dehydrogenase family protein, whose protein sequence is MLTPFTAEHEAFRKTVRAWVEKELTPHALEWDREGIFPREIFKQAGDLGFLGINHDPKYGGSGLDYWFVTAFCEELSRSQNAGVNMALLVQGQMATPIINEIGTDEQKREFLEPALKGEKIAALGVSEPGVGSDVANMKTTARIDGDDYVINGSKMWITNGTRADFITLGVRTGEAGYGGISLVTFPTDVKGFSVSKKLDKVGNLSSDTAILFFEDCRIPRRYVLGAENEGFYSIMTNFQGERLVTALTAVAGMERMVEDALRYGTEREAFGKPLLKFQVWRHKFVEHLTAIEAAKRLTYHAVAVFDQKENAVKEISMAKLFAGDLAQRVAYDCQQFFGGMGYIEETPIARAWRDIRLITIGGGTSEVMKEILSKIYNF, encoded by the coding sequence ATGCTCACCCCCTTCACCGCGGAGCACGAGGCATTCCGCAAGACTGTCCGTGCTTGGGTCGAGAAGGAGCTGACGCCGCACGCACTGGAGTGGGACCGGGAGGGTATCTTCCCGCGAGAGATCTTCAAACAGGCGGGCGATCTGGGTTTCCTGGGCATCAACCACGATCCCAAGTACGGCGGCAGTGGCCTGGACTACTGGTTCGTGACGGCGTTCTGCGAGGAGCTGTCGCGCAGCCAGAACGCGGGCGTGAACATGGCGCTGCTGGTGCAGGGCCAGATGGCCACGCCCATCATCAACGAGATCGGCACGGACGAGCAGAAGCGCGAGTTCCTGGAGCCCGCGCTCAAGGGAGAGAAGATCGCCGCGCTGGGCGTGAGCGAGCCGGGGGTGGGCTCGGACGTGGCCAACATGAAGACGACGGCGCGCATCGACGGCGACGACTACGTCATCAACGGCTCGAAGATGTGGATCACCAACGGCACCCGGGCGGACTTCATCACGCTGGGGGTGCGCACGGGCGAGGCCGGCTACGGGGGCATCTCCCTGGTGACGTTCCCCACGGACGTGAAGGGCTTCTCGGTGTCCAAGAAGCTCGACAAGGTGGGCAACCTCTCCTCGGACACGGCCATCCTCTTCTTCGAGGACTGCCGCATCCCCCGGCGCTACGTGCTGGGCGCGGAGAACGAGGGCTTCTACTCCATCATGACCAACTTCCAGGGCGAGCGGCTGGTGACCGCGCTCACGGCGGTGGCGGGCATGGAGCGCATGGTGGAGGACGCGCTGCGCTATGGCACCGAGCGGGAGGCCTTCGGCAAGCCGCTGCTCAAGTTCCAGGTGTGGCGCCACAAGTTCGTCGAGCACCTCACCGCCATCGAGGCCGCCAAGCGGCTCACGTACCACGCGGTGGCGGTCTTCGATCAGAAGGAGAACGCGGTGAAGGAGATCTCCATGGCGAAGCTCTTCGCGGGAGATCTGGCGCAGCGCGTGGCCTACGACTGCCAGCAGTTCTTCGGGGGCATGGGCTACATCGAGGAGACGCCCATCGCCCGGGCATGGCGGGACATCCGCCTCATCACCATCGGAGGAGGGACCTCCGAGGTGATGAAGGAGATCCTCTCGAAGATCTACAACTTCTAG
- a CDS encoding MarR family winged helix-turn-helix transcriptional regulator, whose protein sequence is MEASATLGTLLRTLLDHLDGAVEEAYRNQGLDYRPRYTPVMKVLRHEPATIRELATRAGLSHSAMSQTIAQMTRHGLVTAKPGQDARERIITLTPKAAAMLTALERQWRVTEAAARSLDTDLGMPLADVLRQAIDALDRRSFGDRIAQAATSLSDSQESR, encoded by the coding sequence ATGGAGGCTTCCGCCACACTCGGCACCCTGCTGCGCACCCTGCTGGACCACCTGGATGGGGCGGTCGAGGAGGCGTACCGGAACCAGGGGCTGGACTACCGCCCGCGCTACACGCCGGTGATGAAGGTGTTGCGCCACGAGCCCGCGACCATCCGCGAGCTTGCCACCCGGGCGGGCCTCAGCCACTCGGCGATGAGCCAGACCATCGCGCAGATGACCCGGCATGGGCTGGTGACGGCCAAGCCCGGCCAAGACGCGAGGGAGCGCATCATCACCCTCACCCCGAAAGCGGCCGCGATGCTGACGGCGCTCGAACGGCAGTGGCGGGTGACCGAGGCGGCGGCGCGCTCGCTCGACACGGACCTTGGCATGCCGCTGGCCGACGTGCTGCGCCAGGCGATCGACGCACTCGACCGCCGTTCCTTCGGGGACCGCATCGCCCAGGCGGCCACTTCTCTTTCAGACAGCCAGGAGTCCCGATGA